One genomic segment of Ipomoea triloba cultivar NCNSP0323 chromosome 9, ASM357664v1 includes these proteins:
- the LOC116029149 gene encoding probable ubiquitin-conjugating enzyme E2 23, with product MEAGGIQDASNVDVPAMTTKGNCESQQGDSISNGRNCDPNMRYICKPDDVLRNLKNVSYIFRQDVVKSKTNGKIGIVTEAPGDSDSDSGISDDEDEDEEEDDDAKDEEEDDSNEEGNLENNDKADGCTGENMESNHNNDHLLADQVRVLWMDETESIQSINDVTVIDRGFLPGDYIAAVADPTGQVGLVVDINISVNLLTHDGSFVKDISTRELKRVRDFTVGDYVVLGPWLGRIDDVLDNVTVLFDDGTLCKVMKADPLRLKPVGRNSLEDGSFPYYPGQRVKAISSSVFKNSRWLSGFWKASRLEGTVTKVTVGSVFIYWIASAGYGPDSSTPPAQEQSPKNLKLISCFAHANWQLGDWCLLPSPPPSSSNLLEQGLTKLDLSDSTKEEASESAQTGADCDSEESHCNSESIDNDADSSMDWSCDNLENKVPLESSSSVSTLHVSKEPIHESWPIHRRKIRRAVVRRDKKARKKEENFERALLIVNTKSRVDVAWQDGTIERGLESTSLIPIDNPGDHEFVAEQYVVEKAADDAEGASETRRVGVLKSVNAKERTACVRWLKPVTRAEDLKEFDKEEMVSVYELEGHPDYDYCYGDVVVRLSSVPIPAQVNSSESPIAKCKQQGGPNEVKEDQKMHLGCKNDGSTLSDESCTQFSDLSWVGNIIGLKNGDIEVMWADGMISTVGPQAIYVVGRDDDESMAASGSDISDDAASWETVEDDELNNTENPKEDLGAQSATDISIETDGSLMDMENSGVNGALATAFGFVSRLASGIFSRERKKTDSPSSDSRSEDEIQIQGWDRRMDTGDDKCCQRPSDMECIGTLSIEKREDNVAVEAIDPSDVAETLSNMKAEPTNASVQHKDGAYAFKNFDITTDPHDHYFVGATAQNNAGRKWLRKVQQDWIFLQNNLPDGIFVRVYEDRMDLMRAVIVGAYGTPYQDGLFFFDFHLPLEYPDIAPSAYYHSGGWRVNPNLYEEGKVCLSLLNTWTGRGNEIWDPSSSSIFQVLVSLQGLVLNARPYFNEAGYDKQIGTAEGEKNSLSYNENTFLLNCKTMMYLMRKPLKDFEELVKEHFRRRGYYILKACDAYMKGYLIGSLTPDASVSSNSNADANSVGFKLMLAKIAPKLFLALSEIGADCEEFKHLLHSAP from the exons ATGGAAGCTGGAGGGATCCAGGATGCTTCTAATGTTGATGTACCTGCAATGACCACAAAGGGAAACTGCGAGTCGCAACAAGGTGATTCCATTTCAAATGGCCGCAATTGCGATCCAAACATGAGATATATATGCAAACCCGACGATGTTCTCAGGAATCTTAAAAATGTATCATATATCTTCAGACAAGATGTTGTGAAAAGCAAAACCAATGGCAAGATAGGGATTGTGACTGAAGCTCCTGGTGACTCAGATTCAGATAGTGGCattagtgatgatgaagatgaggatgaagaagaagatgatgatgctaaggatgaagaagaagatgattccAATGAGGAAGGGAACCTGGAGAATAATGACAAGGCTGATGGGTGCACAGGAGAGAACATGGAAAGTAACCACAATAATGATCATCTTTTAGCTGACCAAGTTAGAGTCCTTTGGATGGATGAAACTGAGTCAATCCAGTCTATTAATGATGTCACAGTTATTGACAGAGGATTTCTACCAGGGGATTACATTGCTGCTGTTGCTGACCCAACAGGCCAAGTTGGTCTTGTGGTTGACATTAATATTTCTGTTAATTTATTAACCCATGATGGATCTTTTGTTAAAGACATCTCAACTAGAGAGTTGAAACGTGTCAGGGATTTCACAGTTGGTGACTATGTTGTGCTTGGTCCCTGGCTTGGTAGAATTGATGATGTTTTAGATAATGTGACAGTGCTGTTTGATGATGGTACTCTATGCAAAGTTATGAAGGCTGACCCATTACGTCTTAAACCAGTTGGCAGGAATAGCCTTGAAGATGGGAGTTTCCCTTATTATCCAGGTCAGCGTGTAAAAGCAATCTCTTCATCTGTTTTCAAGAATTCAAGGTGGCTATCTGGCTTTTGGAAAGCTAGCCGGTTGGAAGGTACAGTAACTAAAGTTACTGTTGGGTCAGTGTTCATTTATTGGATTGCTTCTGCTGGATATGGACCTGATTCTTCCACTCCTCCAGCTCAAGAACAAAGTCCCAAAAACTTGAAGCTGATATCATGCTTTGCACATGCAAACTGGCAGTTGGGTGACTGGTGTCTTCTTCCTTCACCCCCACCGTCATCTTCAAACCTCTTGGAACAGGGATTAACGAAATTGGATCTTAGTGATTCTACAAAAGAAGAAGCTTCTGAATCTGCCCAGACTGGAGCAGATTGTGATTCAGAGGAGTCACATTGCAATAGTGAATCCATAGATAATGATGCTGACTCTTCAATGGACTGGAGCTGTGATAATTTAGAAAACAAAGTCCCTCTGGAATCTAGTTCATCTGTTAGCACACTGCATGTCTCTAAGGAACCAATTCATGAGAGCTGGCCAATTCATAGAAGAAAGATTCGTAGAGCTGTAGTCAGGAGGGATAAGAAAGCTCGGAAAAAAGAGGAGAACTTTGAAAGAGCCCTTCTGATTGTGAATACTAAGTCACGTGTTGATGTTGCTTGGCAAGATGGAACAATAGAACGAGGTTTGGAATCCACATCCTTGATTCCTATTGATAACCCAGGAGATCATGAATTTGTTGCTGAACAGTACGTAGTGGAGAAAGCTGCTGATGATGCCGAGGGTGCTAGCGAAACTAGACGTGTTGGTGTTTTGAAAAGTGTCAATGCAAAAGAGCGAACAGCCTGTGTGAGATGGTTAAAGCCAGTTACCAGAGCGGAGGATCTCAAAGAATTTGATAAAGAGGAAATGGTCAGTGTATATGAGTTGGAGGGGCATCCTGACTATGATTACTGTTATGGAGATGTAGTTGTCCGGTTGTCATCTGTTCCTATTCCAGCACAAGTCAATTCCTCGGAGAGTCCCATTGCTAAGTGTAAGCAACAGGGTGGTCCAAATGAGGTGAAGGAAGATCAGAAAATGCATTTAGGATGCAAGAACGATGGAAGTACATTGAGTGATGAGTCTTGTACACAGTTTTCAGATCTCTCCTGGGTTGGGAACATCATAGGGCTTAAAAATGGTGACATTGAAGTTATGTGGGCTGATGGGATGATATCAACG GTTGGGCCACAAGCAATTTATGTTGTTGGTCGTGATGATGATGAGTCTATGGCTGCTTCTGGAAGTGACATTAGTGATGATGCAGCAAGCTGGGAAACAGTTGAAGACGATGAATTAAATAACACTGAGAATCCAAAAGAG GACCTGGGTGCACAAAGTGCTACTGATATCAGTATTGAAACTGATGGCAGTTTAATGGATATGGAAAATTCTGGAGTGAATGGAGCTCTAGCTACTGCATTTGGATTTGTATCCAGGTTGGCCTCTGGAATATTCTCAAGGGAACGGAAGAAAACAGATTCCCCAAGTTCAGATTCCAGAAGTGAAGATGAGATCCAAATTCAGGGATGGGATAGAAGAATGGATACTGGTGATGATAAATGCTGCCAAAGGCCCAGTGACATGGAATGCATTGGAACTCTGTCTATTGAAAAGAGAGAGGACAATGTTGCTGTGGAGGCCATAGACCCATCAGATGTGGCAGAAACTCTCAGTAATATGAAGGCAGAACCCACTAATGCATCAGTGCAACATAAAGATGGAGCATATGCTTTCAAAAACTTCGATATCACAACAGATCCTCACGATCATTATTTTGTTGGTGCAACTGCTCAG AACAATGCTGGAAGGAAGTGGCTTAGGAAAGTTCAACAGGATTGGATCTTCCTTCAGAATAACTTGCCTG ATGGCATATTTGTACGCGTGTATGAAGACCGAATGGATCTTATGAGGGCAGTGATTGTTGGAGCATATGGCACACCTTACCAGGATGGCTTATTCTTCTTTGATTTTCACCTTCCGCTAGAGTACCCTGATATTGCACCT TCAGCATATTATCACTCTGGAGGGTGGCGAGTTAATCCAAATCTGTATGAGGAAGGCAAAGTTTGCCTTAGCCTATTAAATACTTGGACAGGTAGAGGAAATGAGATTTGGGATCCTTCATCCTCGAGCATTTTTCAAGTCCTAGTTTCGCTTCAAGGGTTAGTTTTAAATGCCAGACCATATTTCAACGAAGCTGGATATGACAAGCAAATTGGAACTGCTGAGGGAGAGAAAAATTCTCTGTCCTATAATGAGAATACATTCTTGTTGAACTGCAAAACAATGATGTATCTGATGCGGAAACCCCTTAAG GACTTTGAAGAGCTTGTCAAAGAGCACTTCAGGAGGCGCGGTTATTACATTCTCAAAGCATGTGATGCATATATGAAGGGCTACCTTATTGGCTCTCTAACACCAGATGCTTCTGTTAGCAGTAACAGTAATGCTGATGCAAATTCAGTTGGTTTCAAGCTAATGTTGGCAAAGATTGCGCCAAAGCTTTTCTTAGCTTTGAGTGAAATTGGAGCAGACTGCGAGGAGTTTAAACATCTGCTACATAGTGCACCATAA